The following proteins come from a genomic window of Sebastes fasciatus isolate fSebFas1 chromosome 6, fSebFas1.pri, whole genome shotgun sequence:
- the nudt18 gene encoding 8-oxo-dGDP phosphatase NUDT18: MEVTEEAWRKVEEQVESLLSGQGSEVTGCDVGLEQSKPATLRKTVTYIVCAVIFNEKEEVLMVQEAKQECYKQWYLPAGRVEVGESLEEALRREVKEEAGFDCEPITLLLIQEQGPQWIRFVFLAKVTGGSLKSLSAADQESLQASWWDRQSVLPLRGRDILRLIDCGLKYRQDPWHPVTLPVDLSCRHVVQRLVLVFTNAEDQIWVLLIRAPVLHLPTAAALKTHAVTWASNMVVQEAMPSAYYDQDVNTLGVFSLQHNGRQHGKTDGVCFNTLVALVPDRVQRNEDGEKVEWTGTGLPPPVENPRYIWHEVQKQTLREKLLEKTKNTSILPVHSMY; this comes from the exons atggaggtGACGGAGGAGGCGTGGCGGAAGGTGGAGGAGCAGGTGGAGAGTTTGCTGAGCggtcaggggtcagaggtcaccggGTGTGACGTGGGCCTGGAGCAGAGCAAACCGGCGACTCTGAGGAAGACCGTCACCTACATCGTCTGCGCCGTCATCTTCAACGAGAAG GAGGAGGTGCTGATGGTGCAGGAGGCGAAGCAGGAGTGTTATAAGCAGTGGTACCTGCCTGCAGGACGGGTGGAGGTGGGGGAGAGCCTGGAGGAGGCGCTGAGGAGagag GTGAAGGAGGAGGCGGGGTTTGACTGTGAGCCAATCACCTTGCTGCTGATCCAGGAGCAGGGACCTCAGTGGATCCGCTTCGTCTTCCTCGCCAAGGtcacag GTGGGAGTCTAAAGAGTCTGTCAGCAGCAGATCAGGAGTCTCTTCAGGCCTCCTGGTGGGACCGACAGTCCGTCCTCCCTCTGAGAGGACGAGACATCCTCCGTCTCATCGACTGTGGACTCAA GTACCGTCAGGATCCCTGGCATCCTGTCACCTTACCTGTAGACCTGAGCTGCCGTCACGTGGTGCAGAGACTCGTCCTGGTCTTCACCAACGCCGAGGACCAGATCTGGGTGCTGCTCATCAGAG CCCCGGTGCTCCACCTCCCGACGGCGGCGGCGCTGAAAACCCACGCGGTGACGTGGGCGTCCAACATGGTGGTGCAGGAAGCCATGCCGTCAGCGTACTACGACCAAGACGTCAACACGCTGGGCGTCTTCAGCCTGCAGCACAACGGCCGGCAGCACGGGAAGACGGACGGCGTGTGCTTCAACACGCTGGTGGCGCTGGTGCCCGACCGCGTCCAACGCAACGAGGACGGGGAGAAGGTGGAGTGGACGGGGACGGGGCTGCCTCCGCCCGTAGAAAACCCGCGATACATCTGGCACGAAGTCCAGAAACAGACTCTGAGAGAGAAGCTGCTGGAGAAGACCAAGAACACCTCCATCTTACCCGTCCACAGCATGTACTGA